One genomic window of Nakamurella panacisegetis includes the following:
- a CDS encoding ABC-F family ATP-binding cassette domain-containing protein — MSATLLARDLTAAHGDKVLFSGLDLVVAPGDVVGLVGVNGAGKSTLLRLLAGLDRPESGRVVVSPPDATIGYLPQEVERPDGETVGQHLARRTGVAAAEAAMEAATTALTNGDEGADDVYGTALERWLSLGGADLEERTAAMLAELGLTVDPATPMTGLSGGQAARVGLAALLLSRFDVLLLDEPTNDLDLDGLARLERFVTGQRVGLVVVSHDREFLARCVTSVVELDLAQQRIGVYGGGYESYLAEREVSRRHAREAYDEYADKRSGLEERGRMQRAWMDAGLRKATRKKDNDKVGRNFRVEQTEKQAAKARQTERMIERLPEVAEPRKEWELQYTIQAAPRSGTVVAVARGAIAKRGSFSLGPVDLQVDVGDRIGVTGPNGGGKSTLLAILLGRLELAGGAAHLGSGVAVGEVDQARGLLLGPAGLLRTFGDLVPDWPESEVRTLLAKFGLKAEHVLRPAISLSPGERTRAALALLQARGVNLLVLDEPTNHLDLPAIEQLEQALDEYTGTLLLVTHDRRMLDAVHLNRRWHVENGAVREI; from the coding sequence GTGAGTGCAACGTTGCTGGCCCGGGATCTGACCGCCGCCCATGGGGACAAGGTGCTGTTCTCCGGCTTGGACCTGGTTGTCGCCCCGGGTGACGTGGTCGGTCTGGTCGGTGTCAACGGCGCCGGCAAGTCCACCCTGCTCCGCCTGTTGGCCGGCCTCGACCGTCCCGAATCCGGCCGCGTCGTGGTGAGCCCGCCGGACGCCACCATCGGGTATCTCCCGCAGGAGGTCGAACGGCCGGACGGGGAAACGGTGGGGCAGCACCTGGCCCGACGGACCGGGGTGGCCGCGGCCGAGGCGGCGATGGAGGCGGCCACCACCGCTCTGACCAACGGCGACGAGGGGGCCGACGACGTCTACGGCACCGCACTCGAGCGCTGGTTGTCCCTGGGCGGCGCCGACCTGGAGGAACGGACGGCGGCCATGTTGGCCGAACTCGGCTTGACCGTGGACCCGGCCACGCCGATGACCGGCCTGTCCGGCGGGCAGGCGGCCCGGGTCGGGCTGGCCGCCCTTCTGCTGTCCCGGTTCGACGTCCTGCTGCTCGATGAGCCGACCAACGACCTGGATCTGGACGGGCTCGCCCGGCTCGAGCGCTTCGTCACCGGTCAGCGGGTCGGTCTGGTGGTGGTGTCCCACGATCGGGAGTTCCTGGCTCGGTGCGTGACCTCCGTGGTCGAGCTCGACCTGGCCCAACAGCGGATCGGCGTCTACGGCGGTGGCTACGAGTCGTATCTGGCCGAGCGGGAGGTCAGTCGTCGGCATGCCCGCGAGGCCTACGACGAATACGCCGACAAGAGGTCGGGGCTCGAGGAACGCGGTCGCATGCAGCGGGCCTGGATGGACGCCGGGCTGCGCAAGGCGACCCGGAAGAAGGACAACGACAAGGTGGGCCGTAACTTCCGGGTCGAACAGACGGAGAAGCAGGCAGCCAAGGCACGGCAGACCGAGCGGATGATCGAGCGGCTGCCCGAGGTGGCCGAGCCGCGGAAGGAATGGGAGCTGCAGTACACGATCCAGGCCGCCCCCCGGTCCGGGACGGTGGTCGCGGTCGCGCGGGGCGCGATCGCGAAGCGCGGCAGCTTCAGCCTCGGTCCGGTCGATCTCCAGGTCGACGTCGGCGACCGGATCGGTGTCACCGGACCCAACGGCGGCGGGAAGTCGACGTTGCTGGCCATCCTGCTGGGACGCCTGGAACTGGCCGGCGGGGCCGCCCATCTGGGATCCGGGGTGGCCGTCGGTGAGGTCGACCAGGCCCGCGGTCTGCTGCTCGGCCCGGCCGGGCTGCTGCGGACCTTCGGCGATCTGGTCCCCGACTGGCCCGAGTCCGAGGTCAGGACCCTGCTGGCCAAGTTCGGTCTCAAGGCCGAACACGTACTGCGCCCGGCCATCTCGCTCTCGCCGGGCGAGCGCACCCGCGCCGCGTTGGCGCTGCTGCAGGCGCGGGGGGTCAACCTGCTGGTGTTGGACGAGCCGACCAACCACCTCGATCTCCCGGCCATCGAGCAGCTGGAACAGGCGCTGGACGAATACACCGGCACCCTGCTGCTGGTGACCCACGACCGCCGGATGCTCGACGCAGTGCACCTGAACCGCCGTTGGCACGTGGAAAACGGTGCGGTGCGGGAGATCTGA